The genomic region GTCGCCGTCCTTCACCGCCTTGGACGTGATGGCCGACACGTCGGAGCCCAGGCCCGGCTCGGACATCGAGAACGCGCCGCGCACCTCGCCCAGCGCCATCCGCGGAAGGAAATAGTCCTTCTGCTCCTGCGTGCCGTGCTGCTTGAGCATGTACGCCACGATGAAGTGGGTGTTGATGATGCCCGAGACGGACATCCAGCCCCGCGCTATCTCCTCGACGCACAGCGCGTAGGTGAGGAGCGACTCACCCAGGCCGCCGTACTCCTCAGGAATCATCAGGCCGAAGAGGCCGAGTTCCTTGAGGCCGTCGACGATGTCCTGCGGGTACTCGTCGCGGTGCTCCAGCTCGGTGGCGACAGGGATGATCTCCTTGTCGACGAACTCCCGGACGGTCTTGAGGATCTCCCGCTGGACGTCCGTGAGCCCGGCGGTCTGGGCGAGTCGGGCCATGGCTACTTCCCCTGTTCCTTCAGCTGCGGGCGGCCGGGCTGCTCGCCGCCGCGCTCCTTGATGTACGTCTCGGTCGGGACCATCACCTTGCGCCGGAAGACGCAGACGAGGGTGCCGTCCTGCTTGTAGCCCTTGGTCTCGACGTAGACGATGCCGCGGTCGTTCTTCGACTTCGACGGGGTCTTGTCGAGGACCGTGGTCTCGCCGTAGATGGTGTCGCCGTGGAAGGTCGGCGCCACGTGCCGCAGGGACTCGATCTCCAGGTTGGCGATGGCCTTCCCGGAGACGTCCGGGACGGACATGCCCAGCAGCAGCGAGTAGATGTAGTTGCCCACGACCACGTTCCTGCCGAAGTCGGTCGTGTTCTCGGCGTAATTGCTGTCCATGTGGAGCGGGTGGTGATTCATGGTCAGCAGGCAGAAGAGGTGGTCGTCGTACTCGGTGACCGTCTTTCCGGGCCAGTGCTTGTAGACCGCACCGACCTCGAACTCTTCGTAAGTGCGTCCGAACTGCATATCGCTCAGGCCTCCGGGATCTCGAACTTGCTGGTGCGCTGCATCCCGGCCGCGCGGCCCTTGCCCGCGATGACCAGGGCCATCTTGCGGCTGGCCTCGTCGATCATCTCGTCGCCGAGCATGGCCGAGCCCTTCTTGCCGCCGGCCTCGGAGGTGCACCAGTCGTACGCGTCGAGGATCAGCTCGGAGTGGTCGTAGTCCTCCTGGGAAGGGGAGAAGACCTCGTTGGCCGCGTCGACCTGGCCCGGGTGCAGCACCCACTTGCCGTCGAAGCCCAGCGCCGCCGCCCGGCCGGCCACCTCG from Streptomyces sp. NBC_00190 harbors:
- a CDS encoding MaoC family dehydratase, whose amino-acid sequence is MQFGRTYEEFEVGAVYKHWPGKTVTEYDDHLFCLLTMNHHPLHMDSNYAENTTDFGRNVVVGNYIYSLLLGMSVPDVSGKAIANLEIESLRHVAPTFHGDTIYGETTVLDKTPSKSKNDRGIVYVETKGYKQDGTLVCVFRRKVMVPTETYIKERGGEQPGRPQLKEQGK